The nucleotide window AGAATTTCCATCTTTTTGAGCATGCAAGATGAAATTGACATGGAAGAGATCATCAAGGACATTTTCAGACAAGGTGAAATCTGCTTCATCCCTCGGTACCTATTCCAGAGCAATCACATGGACATGGACATGAGATTAGCATCACCTGAAGAGATCTCTTTACTTCCCCAAACATCCTGGAATATTCATCAGCCTCGTGAGGGAGATGTTTGGGAGGAGGCCTtatccacaggtaagtgtaggtGTAAccgtcttactaaataagaaacacagagccaatgcaaagatgaaagcccaagaggtcagagcaatagctaagagctaaaaaccttatccTTCACTGCCGCTTCtgtcctcagcaagagagctacttcctgtctgtttatcttttttatagactttctatcctgtcttctcattggttataaacccaaccacatgaccgcctcgtcactgcctgtctgtacagacctccaggtcttctatggttggtattgagattaaaggcatgtgtctccaatgaacacacagagatctgcctagctctgcctcccaagagctgggattaaaggcgtgcaccaccactgcccagtttctgctatggcttgttattagctctgacccccaggcaactttatttattaacatacaaataaaatcacatttcagtacaaataaaataa belongs to Peromyscus maniculatus bairdii isolate BWxNUB_F1_BW_parent chromosome 12, HU_Pman_BW_mat_3.1, whole genome shotgun sequence and includes:
- the LOC143268054 gene encoding 5-formyltetrahydrofolate cyclo-ligase-like isoform X3, whose amino-acid sequence is MRRVSIHALTSRFKFNSFPCVYHLVANRFAVYWVTEMKKMIVAPEGSEDLAEEAVIAHSQYQNSKRISIFLSMQDEIDMEEIIKDIFRQGEICFIPRYLFQSNHMDMDMRLASPEEISLLPQTSWNIHQPREGDVWEEALSTAFQVFCYILLS